A part of Miscanthus floridulus cultivar M001 chromosome 6, ASM1932011v1, whole genome shotgun sequence genomic DNA contains:
- the LOC136456978 gene encoding sister chromatid cohesion 1 protein 4-like isoform X1: MFYSQFILAKKGPLGTIWIAAHLERKLRKNQVADTDIGVSVDSIIFPDVPIALRLSSHLMLGVVRIYSRKVNYLFHDCSEALLKIKQAFRSTAVDLPPEESTAPYHSITLPETFDLDDFELPEAAFQGDTDHHVSTKEQITLQDNPEKTGYSTSQFGLDERFGDGSSSHIGLDLEEELILNKDHSIHLESDDGIIIQGRPSVPSTDMDIDDNKSTDITAEGYSNMDGGPSSHGKLGPLNADDLGGNIIPNWTGYNAQTPYNVQTPDLNDILLHNEGIAGPSASYYQPSPFTCDEPASPEFISAQAPATPGLMGETVTSRVHESPVLSPQRKASPSTNDETARADTPAPASDFLHSATGNASDVVGAEMTELELAKPVQVESSVVQDTHALVQQHTSEGLPSQGQASHLEATADKLVGSDGIAASVETVTVNATIEDVPLAVNDSVRCVDGSTEPFVVENPVHINGPLIDAQGTIAPNADFQHEAQAMQQVVASNDRLNELSTSEFAEPEKMLSAPDAEFNHAIDLGQTTAEKGTAESDGSNIIGSLTSRKRHLEDSLPALESETTERLSSRPHGKRTNDFVPHDDDILASILVGRRTPGFTLDSTPLPPRESSLKRPRLGSKMGTLKRKVQIDDAMVLHADTIRQQLINTEDIRRIRKKAPCTRSEIWMIEKGSLEDDIFHEPIFSCLSEELNKLHNRTYEAIVRPGVQSMKLQGQFDMPETIPDDSNIAGFGAATINDPLHIPDGIQSDALLSGANVACGATSAFGLQIPPDNQVNGASNDFVIGTLFQGVTEPFIDNEKEVALADREHAQVDTLYSGRLQDVPYDLQRSTDANVSSQDVALDNSGQACAHAGDDMTGEFNHFVHSNANIFESNEVPASEITGVEYNQDASGFPRPTEDENAVGYNQDASGFPRPTENENAVEYNQDSSGFPRPTEDENAVSAMGDNSGFQENNMGSLMDLDMVNDYELKECNDFGSAIHGVDTGSLSILMCSNVCVCLTYFLNYDDDGDFDDANDDEPNPSEFQSLDNSGWSSRTRGVARYLKTLFDEDSGLGRKSVAIDHLVRGKTRKEASRMFFETLVLTTKDYISVDQPNPYDFVSIKPGPKLLMSEF; this comes from the exons ATGTTCTACTCGCAGTTCATCTTGGCCAAGAAGGGCCCCCTCGGGACCATATGGATTGCCGCGCACTTGGAGCGGAAGCTGCGCAAGAACCAGGTCGCGGACACGGACATCGGCGTCTCAGTAG ATTCCATCATATTCCCTGACGTTCCAATCGCACTTCGGTTATCAAGTCATCTTATGTTAGGCGTGGTCAGAATCTATTCTCGGAAGGTCAACTACCTATTCCATGACTGCAGCGAAGCTTTGCTGAAGATAAAACAAGCTTTCAGGTCCACTGCTGTTGATCTACCTCCTGAGGAGTCAACTGCTCCGTATCACTCTATAACTCTGCCTGAGACATTCGATCTTGATGATTTTGAACTGCCAGAAGCTGCATTTCAAGG CGACACTGATCATCATGTGAGCACAAAAGAACAGATCACTTTGCAAGACAACCCAGAAAAAACAGGGTATTCAACATCCCAGTTTGGCCTAGATG AAAGATTTGGTGATGGCAGTTCATCACATATTGGCTTGGACTTGGAGGAG GAATTAATTCTGAACAAGGACCACTCAATTCATCTTGAGTCTGATGATGG AATTATTATTCAAGGTCGGCCATCAGTCCCTTCTACTGATATGGACATTGATGATAACAAAAGTACAGACATAACGGCTGAAGGATACAGCAACATGGACGGTGGGCCTTCTAGTCATGGAAAGCTAGGTCCACTGAATGCAGATGACCTAGGAGGAAACATTATCCCTAACTGGACTGGTTACAATGCACAGACTCCGTACAATGTACAGACTCCTGATTTGAATGATATATTATTGCATAATGAGGGTATTGCAGGGCCATCAGCTTCGTACTATCAACCTAGCCCATTTACTTGTGATGAACCTGCATCACCAGAGTTCATTAGCGCTCAGGCCCCAGCTACACCTGGTTTAATGGGAGAGACAGTTACTTCCAGAGTCCACGAAAGTCCTGTTCTGAGCCCACAGAGAAAAGCATCGCCATCTACCAATGATGAAACTGCAAGGGCTGACACTCCTGCTCCAGCCTCAGATTTTCTCCATTCAGCTACAGGAAATGCCAGTGATGTTGTGGGTGCTGAGATGACAGAACTTGAATTGGCGAAGCCTGTGCAAGTTGAGTCTTCTGTTGTGCAGGACACACATGCATTGGTGCAGCAGCACACAAGTGAGGGTTTACCGTCCCAGGGTCAAGCATCACACTTGGAAGCCACTGCTGATAAGCTGGTTGGTTCTGATGGTATAGCTGCATCTGTTGAAACGGTAACTGTCAATGCAACCATTGAAGATGTACCTTTGGCTGTAAATGATTCAGTGCGATGTGTCGATGGTTCTACTGAACCATTTGTGGTGGAGAACCCAGTACATATTAATGGGCCATTAATTGATGCACAAG GTACAATTGCACCAAATGCAGATTTTCAACATGAAGCCCAAGCAATGCAACAAGTAGTGGCATCTAATGATAGACTGAATGAACTATCAACTTCAGAATTTGCTGAGCCTGAGAAAATGCTGTCAGCTCCGGATGCTGAATTCAATCATGCAATTGACTTGGGGCAGACAACTGCAGAAAAAGGAACAGCTGAATCTGATGGAAGTAACATAATAGGCAGCCTTACGAGCAGAAAAAGACACCTGGAAGATAGCTTACCAGCTTTAGAGAGTGAGACCACTGAAAGGTTGTCTAGCCGACCACATGGTAAAAGAACCAATGATTTTGTTCCTCATGATGATGATATACTGGCATCTATTTTAG TTGGTAGAAGGACCCCTGGGTTCACACTTGATTCAACACCACTACCACCGAGGGAATCATCTCTGAAACGCCCGAGGTTGGGGTCGAAAATGGGTACACTCAAGAGAAAAGTGCAAATAGATGATGCCATGGTCCTGCATGCTGA TACTATACGGCAACAGTTGATCAATACCGAGGATATACGGCGGATTCGTAAAAAGGCTCCATGCACTCGTTCCGAAATATGGATGATTGAGAAAGGTTCACTGGAAGATGATATATTCCACGAGCCCATCTTTTCCT GCCTATCTGAGGAGCTAAACAAATTACACAATCGGACATATGAGGCTATTGTACGCCCTGGTGTTCAGAGCATGAAACTACAAGGTCAATTCGACATGCCTGAAACCATTCCAGATGATAGCAATATTGCTGGGTTTGGTGCTGCTACTATTAATGACCCACTTCACATACCAGATGGGATTCAATCAGATGCCTTGCTGTCAGGTGCAAATGTTGCATGTGGCGCTACATCTGCTTTTGGTTTGCAAATTCCTCCTGACAACCAGGTTAACGGTGCATCTAATGATTTTGTTATCGGCACTCTGTTTCAAGGGGTGACTGAACCTTTTATtgataatgagaaagaagtgGCACTTGCTGACAGAGAGCATGCTCAAGTAGATACACTGTATAGTGGCCGTCTTCAAGATGTTCCATATGATTTGCAGAGGAGTACTGATGCAAACGTTTCTAGTCAAGATGTGGCTCTAGATAACTCTGGCCAAGCTTGTGCTCACGCAGGGGACGACATGACAGGGGAGTTCAATCATTTTGTTCATAGCAATGCTAATATTTTTGAGAGTAATGAGGTCCCTGCTTCTGAGATTACTGGGGTGGAATATAATCAAGATGCCTCTGGTTTTCCTCGACCAACGGAGGACGAAAATGCGGTGGGATATAATCAAGATGCCTCTGGTTTTCCTCGACCAACGGAGAATGAAAATGCGGTGGAATATAATCAAGATTCCTCTGGTTTTCCTCGACCAACGGAGGATGAAAATGCTGTGTCTGCTATGGGAGATAATTCTGGCTTCCAAGAAAACAACATGGGTTCTCTTATGGATCTAGATATGGTGAATGACTATGAACTGAAGGAATGCAAT GATTTTGGGAGTGCAATTCATGGTGTTGATACAGGTAGTTTATCCATTCTGATGTGCTCTAATGTATGTGTATGCCTTACAT ATTTTCTGAACTATGATGATGATGGGGACTTCGACGACGCCAATGATGATGAGCCAAACCCTAGTGAATTTCAGTCTCTTGACAACAGTGGTTGGTCTTCTCGCACCAG GGGTGTTGCAAGATATCTCAAGACTTTATTCGATGAAGACTCTGGTCTGGGAAGGAAGAGTGTCGCCATTGATCATCTGGTGCGCGGGAAGACACGGAAGGAAGCATCGAGAATGTTCTTTGAGACCTTG GTGCTGACGACAAAGGACTACATCAGCGTGGATCAACCAAACCCCTACGACTTTGTGAGCATAAAGCCAGGTCCAAAGCTGCTGATGTCAGAATTCTAG
- the LOC136456978 gene encoding sister chromatid cohesion 1 protein 4-like isoform X2 gives MFYSQFILAKKGPLGTIWIAAHLERKLRKNQVADTDIGVSVDSIIFPDVPIALRLSSHLMLGVVRIYSRKVNYLFHDCSEALLKIKQAFRSTAVDLPPEESTAPYHSITLPETFDLDDFELPEAAFQGDTDHHVSTKEQITLQDNPEKTGYSTSQFGLDERFGDGSSSHIGLDLEEELILNKDHSIHLESDDGIIIQGRPSVPSTDMDIDDNKSTDITAEGYSNMDGGPSSHGKLGPLNADDLGGNIIPNWTGYNAQTPYNVQTPDLNDILLHNEGIAGPSASYYQPSPFTCDEPASPEFISAQAPATPGLMGETVTSRVHESPVLSPQRKASPSTNDETARADTPAPASDFLHSATGNASDVVGAEMTELELAKPVQVESSVVQDTHALVQQHTSEGLPSQGQASHLEATADKLVGSDGIAASVETVTVNATIEDVPLAVNDSVRCVDGSTEPFVVENPVHINGPLIDAQGTIAPNADFQHEAQAMQQVVASNDRLNELSTSEFAEPEKMLSAPDAEFNHAIDLGQTTAEKGTAESDGSNIIGSLTSRKRHLEDSLPALESETTERLSSRPHGKRTNDFVPHDDDILASILVGRRTPGFTLDSTPLPPRESSLKRPRLGSKMGTLKRKVQIDDAMVLHADTIRQQLINTEDIRRIRKKAPCTRSEIWMIEKGSLEDDIFHEPIFSCLSEELNKLHNRTYEAIVRPGVQSMKLQGQFDMPETIPDDSNIAGFGAATINDPLHIPDGIQSDALLSGANVACGATSAFGLQIPPDNQVNGASNDFVIGTLFQGVTEPFIDNEKEVALADREHAQVDTLYSGRLQDVPYDLQRSTDANVSSQDVALDNSGQACAHAGDDMTGEFNHFVHSNANIFESNEVPASEITGVEYNQDASGFPRPTEDENAVGYNQDASGFPRPTENENAVEYNQDSSGFPRPTEDENAVSAMGDNSGFQENNMGSLMDLDMVNDYELKECNDFGSAIHGVDTDFLNYDDDGDFDDANDDEPNPSEFQSLDNSGWSSRTRGVARYLKTLFDEDSGLGRKSVAIDHLVRGKTRKEASRMFFETLVLTTKDYISVDQPNPYDFVSIKPGPKLLMSEF, from the exons ATGTTCTACTCGCAGTTCATCTTGGCCAAGAAGGGCCCCCTCGGGACCATATGGATTGCCGCGCACTTGGAGCGGAAGCTGCGCAAGAACCAGGTCGCGGACACGGACATCGGCGTCTCAGTAG ATTCCATCATATTCCCTGACGTTCCAATCGCACTTCGGTTATCAAGTCATCTTATGTTAGGCGTGGTCAGAATCTATTCTCGGAAGGTCAACTACCTATTCCATGACTGCAGCGAAGCTTTGCTGAAGATAAAACAAGCTTTCAGGTCCACTGCTGTTGATCTACCTCCTGAGGAGTCAACTGCTCCGTATCACTCTATAACTCTGCCTGAGACATTCGATCTTGATGATTTTGAACTGCCAGAAGCTGCATTTCAAGG CGACACTGATCATCATGTGAGCACAAAAGAACAGATCACTTTGCAAGACAACCCAGAAAAAACAGGGTATTCAACATCCCAGTTTGGCCTAGATG AAAGATTTGGTGATGGCAGTTCATCACATATTGGCTTGGACTTGGAGGAG GAATTAATTCTGAACAAGGACCACTCAATTCATCTTGAGTCTGATGATGG AATTATTATTCAAGGTCGGCCATCAGTCCCTTCTACTGATATGGACATTGATGATAACAAAAGTACAGACATAACGGCTGAAGGATACAGCAACATGGACGGTGGGCCTTCTAGTCATGGAAAGCTAGGTCCACTGAATGCAGATGACCTAGGAGGAAACATTATCCCTAACTGGACTGGTTACAATGCACAGACTCCGTACAATGTACAGACTCCTGATTTGAATGATATATTATTGCATAATGAGGGTATTGCAGGGCCATCAGCTTCGTACTATCAACCTAGCCCATTTACTTGTGATGAACCTGCATCACCAGAGTTCATTAGCGCTCAGGCCCCAGCTACACCTGGTTTAATGGGAGAGACAGTTACTTCCAGAGTCCACGAAAGTCCTGTTCTGAGCCCACAGAGAAAAGCATCGCCATCTACCAATGATGAAACTGCAAGGGCTGACACTCCTGCTCCAGCCTCAGATTTTCTCCATTCAGCTACAGGAAATGCCAGTGATGTTGTGGGTGCTGAGATGACAGAACTTGAATTGGCGAAGCCTGTGCAAGTTGAGTCTTCTGTTGTGCAGGACACACATGCATTGGTGCAGCAGCACACAAGTGAGGGTTTACCGTCCCAGGGTCAAGCATCACACTTGGAAGCCACTGCTGATAAGCTGGTTGGTTCTGATGGTATAGCTGCATCTGTTGAAACGGTAACTGTCAATGCAACCATTGAAGATGTACCTTTGGCTGTAAATGATTCAGTGCGATGTGTCGATGGTTCTACTGAACCATTTGTGGTGGAGAACCCAGTACATATTAATGGGCCATTAATTGATGCACAAG GTACAATTGCACCAAATGCAGATTTTCAACATGAAGCCCAAGCAATGCAACAAGTAGTGGCATCTAATGATAGACTGAATGAACTATCAACTTCAGAATTTGCTGAGCCTGAGAAAATGCTGTCAGCTCCGGATGCTGAATTCAATCATGCAATTGACTTGGGGCAGACAACTGCAGAAAAAGGAACAGCTGAATCTGATGGAAGTAACATAATAGGCAGCCTTACGAGCAGAAAAAGACACCTGGAAGATAGCTTACCAGCTTTAGAGAGTGAGACCACTGAAAGGTTGTCTAGCCGACCACATGGTAAAAGAACCAATGATTTTGTTCCTCATGATGATGATATACTGGCATCTATTTTAG TTGGTAGAAGGACCCCTGGGTTCACACTTGATTCAACACCACTACCACCGAGGGAATCATCTCTGAAACGCCCGAGGTTGGGGTCGAAAATGGGTACACTCAAGAGAAAAGTGCAAATAGATGATGCCATGGTCCTGCATGCTGA TACTATACGGCAACAGTTGATCAATACCGAGGATATACGGCGGATTCGTAAAAAGGCTCCATGCACTCGTTCCGAAATATGGATGATTGAGAAAGGTTCACTGGAAGATGATATATTCCACGAGCCCATCTTTTCCT GCCTATCTGAGGAGCTAAACAAATTACACAATCGGACATATGAGGCTATTGTACGCCCTGGTGTTCAGAGCATGAAACTACAAGGTCAATTCGACATGCCTGAAACCATTCCAGATGATAGCAATATTGCTGGGTTTGGTGCTGCTACTATTAATGACCCACTTCACATACCAGATGGGATTCAATCAGATGCCTTGCTGTCAGGTGCAAATGTTGCATGTGGCGCTACATCTGCTTTTGGTTTGCAAATTCCTCCTGACAACCAGGTTAACGGTGCATCTAATGATTTTGTTATCGGCACTCTGTTTCAAGGGGTGACTGAACCTTTTATtgataatgagaaagaagtgGCACTTGCTGACAGAGAGCATGCTCAAGTAGATACACTGTATAGTGGCCGTCTTCAAGATGTTCCATATGATTTGCAGAGGAGTACTGATGCAAACGTTTCTAGTCAAGATGTGGCTCTAGATAACTCTGGCCAAGCTTGTGCTCACGCAGGGGACGACATGACAGGGGAGTTCAATCATTTTGTTCATAGCAATGCTAATATTTTTGAGAGTAATGAGGTCCCTGCTTCTGAGATTACTGGGGTGGAATATAATCAAGATGCCTCTGGTTTTCCTCGACCAACGGAGGACGAAAATGCGGTGGGATATAATCAAGATGCCTCTGGTTTTCCTCGACCAACGGAGAATGAAAATGCGGTGGAATATAATCAAGATTCCTCTGGTTTTCCTCGACCAACGGAGGATGAAAATGCTGTGTCTGCTATGGGAGATAATTCTGGCTTCCAAGAAAACAACATGGGTTCTCTTATGGATCTAGATATGGTGAATGACTATGAACTGAAGGAATGCAAT GATTTTGGGAGTGCAATTCATGGTGTTGATACAG ATTTTCTGAACTATGATGATGATGGGGACTTCGACGACGCCAATGATGATGAGCCAAACCCTAGTGAATTTCAGTCTCTTGACAACAGTGGTTGGTCTTCTCGCACCAG GGGTGTTGCAAGATATCTCAAGACTTTATTCGATGAAGACTCTGGTCTGGGAAGGAAGAGTGTCGCCATTGATCATCTGGTGCGCGGGAAGACACGGAAGGAAGCATCGAGAATGTTCTTTGAGACCTTG GTGCTGACGACAAAGGACTACATCAGCGTGGATCAACCAAACCCCTACGACTTTGTGAGCATAAAGCCAGGTCCAAAGCTGCTGATGTCAGAATTCTAG